Part of the Pelmatolapia mariae isolate MD_Pm_ZW linkage group LG3_W, Pm_UMD_F_2, whole genome shotgun sequence genome is shown below.
ttgttagcttaatgcgccttatggtccgaaaaatacggtatacTTTTTATGTTAAGAGAATTTTTTACTCACTCTAATGGGTCTCCATATACCTCTAAACAGCTACTCAATAACAACCTCTCACTGTTGATTTCCCAATGTCACTCGTCAGTGCCACTTCTAATGTCTTCTTGGCCACTTAATGATTTCTTGTCTGTTTCATGCAGATAGTGAGAGGTCCATTTATAATACGTCTGCTTTGCGAGCCCCATGTGGGTACTTGGTACAAACTGTGAGTCGATATGCCGATAGCCTTCACCTCCatgttactgtattttttaatttattttttgcagggCTGCCTAGTCATTAAAGCCTACACGACATCGTTGTCAGGGCTCGACATCACCGTGCTTTGTGAGGCGATCGAGGAGACAGAATAGAGCAGAGAAACAAGGCCTTGATTACAGATTAATGAACGGGCACACAGCTATTCACATACCACAGTCATAATCCCACtacacagctgtttttttttctttcccatgtCAAAAGATACATATGTGAATGCTTGTGACAAGCACGCATTCCTCTGTAATTGTCTGGAGTGTCACATTTCTGGGATTAACAGGTTTGGGGAGGGGGGCTGGCATGGCTGGGCCTTTAGATTACTGGATCAGCAGTAGGAGCGATGCATCAAATCTAAGAGGAACAATCACAAACAAGTCTGACTTATTGTGGTAGATGGAGTCGGCATGAATGGAGAAATCTTTGGGTCGGGGTATCTTGGGCATGCACGCTTTGCGAACCCTTCGCTGGAGTATTTCCTTTGAACTTCACAGTGCAAGGTGGAAGTTTTCATCCACTTAAGAGGACAAAGTGCCTCACATTGAAAATATTAGGATGttcatcacagctctaatggtTTCACTGGCATAAAATCTATAGGCACCTCTGCACCATTGTATTTCAGAACAGATGCAATCAGCTTTAATCTCTGTAGCACATGAGGGGAAGTAGTATTGTGCTTGTGCACATGTGTCTAATCACTGAACTGCCTGTGAATGATCGCCATCGGCTCTAAAGTGAGCGCCCTGAAGAATCAACTTGAGCAACATATATGCAAAGAATATGTTGCCTCTTATTTTTTTTGGTCCGTCCACTCTAGCAAAAGACCAAAACCAGAAAGTTGGAGCAATGTgtcatttatttagttttgctcTCAGGTGATAGGCGTCCTGTCGTCCCCCCCGCAAGTCTTTTTGTCCAGCTTTatgaattatatttttttctgtagtaAAACACCCTGTGCATCTCTCACTTTTCTGAAAGTGCACCTCAAATTTCACCTTGGCAGCCGGGAAGCTGCAGCGGTGCTGCCcagaagcaaaggaaatggAAAACATTCATTTTCTCAGCTTTCCACTGCGAGGGGAGACAGAAGGAAAGGATGCAGGGTGAGAGAGAGGTGCTTAAGTCAGTGGGTGAGCGCACGTGTGTGTGACTGTAACCGCGTAGGCAGgtggctttgtgtttgtgtgtctgcgtaCTGGGAGGGAAGACAGAAAGCTGCAATTTAATCGATCTGCACGTTTGAAAGTTATCTTCTTAATTCTAAGGACTTCTCGAGCTCATGTTGAATACTGAACAGtaaaaagtgaagccaaaggagggttagattaaaaaaaaaaaacatagacaAGTGAACATGACAACTTAAGACGAAGCAGGCGGAAGGTGAGAAAAGCTTGAGGGAAGATGCTGAAATGAAGGAGAAGTCAAGTGCGAAGCTGTAGAAGATTAGTGAGCTGCAGCTACACAACGGTGACGCTGAAGGAGacgtgaggaggaggaggttgtTTTGGAACAGGAGCTCCTGGAGAGGTGAAAGATGGAGGCTGGCAGGGTGGAggaaaaaacacatgaaatgaagaaaatatgGGCGTGAAAAACACAAGCTGCTCGCAGCAGGCGATGTCTGACAGACTGTTTCACCAACCCCACCGCAAACCCCCCGCCCTCGCCAACACTTGTAATACCTGTCGAGGTGTGTGCGTGAGCGTGTGAGAGCAAGCCGTCTTGTACTTGTACTGCTTGTACTACTTCGTCTCGTGTCCTTGTAAGAACATCCTTCAAAGTGGAGGTATCAGGTTGTCGTTATGTCCGCGAGGGGATACTTACTGTACCGAGCGTAAATGAGCTTTAATTAGTCTCAGACCTTTGCCGACCTCTAGCATCCTTTGAGGAATTGGGACGACATCAGCGAATCTCTGGCCGCGCGTATCGCTGCGATATACACAATGAAAGTCATTTCACAGCAGGGATAACAAAGCAGGTGAGGGCAGAGGTTCAGCAGAAACATCAGATGAGGCAGCGACACATGAGGGCGATGTAATGCGTCAGTGTTACTTTTAATGCGATTTTCTTATTCTGATTGAAAACAGACGCTCGTTAAATTGATTTGTCACAATGCCACTGTTTAACTCAGTATCACTCATCCCAAAGAGCCAATTGAGCACCTTTTTCTAAAACAATTGACTTTATTTGTATGTACTTGGAATAAAATTCATAATAATACATTTCCTTGCATATAAGAAGTTAGCTAACAGTTAGCATCTTGTAAAATCTAGCATTAGCAAAAACCCCATTTGATTATAGttaaatttaatttactttATACTTAATTTAAAGCGACAGCTTTGATTTGTGAGGAATTTGTTTACTGTGCTCTCTGAAGTTGGCCTAATTGACTGTTTAACTTAGGTTTTGCTTTTTAAGCTAAGCTAGGCTAATTGCCTCGTGACTTCACCTTCGTACTGAACAGACACACCTTAAAGTAGCATCCTCCCCCTGAGCTAACCCTTAGAAAGCAAACATTATTTCCCCTAAAACTGTCTTCATTTTACTTTTCAACCTGATGTGTTATTTGAATGGAAGCTAATTGTATAAGAAACACTTCTTTTATGCTAAGGTTAGCTTTAAGCTTACAGTCAAACAgaagtaactaaacatctgtgTGTCTTCCACTGTTCGCCTCTCATAAACCAACATCTGGAAGTAAAAGGGAGTACTTCACATTTTAAATCCAAAAGAAGAGTGCAGTCAGGCCTGTGCACATTTCCTTCCTACAACTCTCTGCATAATATATCTGACATTTACATGAGCAGTGCAGAACTGCTGAGGCTCTAGGCAGCCTCTGTAAACATCGAGAGCATGCACGCCCCGGACATCACATTGCATTTAGAAATGTACAGCGGCTGCACAATAAAGTACCCTTGTCGTTGTCAGTGTACAGTATGTGGTCGTCGGCGCATCTGACCCGAGGAGCCCCGTCAGACTGACGGAAAGCCCTCTTCGTCTGTCGCCATGGTGATCCGCAGACTAAAACCGAGTTGCTCTTCTAGAAGTTCGAAATTCATCTTCAGTTTGTAGCAGTCAGAAGTCATCTGTGCTTAAATAAGAAGTTAAAATGACACTGAATGTGAGCTTGCATTTTAAATACAGTGGGGTGTGTTTTCACTACATCTAGTCGTTGAAGGTTTACAAAAGATGTCTCTCACATGTGTCTGTAGCCCACAGTGACCTCTTTAAAACACTTACTTTGTCACATTAGCAATTTAAAACCCAAAGTGTAACTCACTGAAGCACACGCGTGCAAGTACTGTTCCTAAGtacaaatttatatttaatactTCTACAGCACTTTATGTCAGAGCGAGATACTGTACATTTACACTGGTTcaagtttaccatcagccttcaTCTGGCTTCAAAATGGTTGATTGACTAGGCAGTACTTCCATCCTTTCACCTGTGCTCCTAACCttaataattaaatgaaaaaatattatacattattattgatttttttatgtgaaaTTATTATTAGCATATTTATTAGCTTTGTGTTATTAATTCCCTGACATGTACAAAACAAGCCACGGTGCTGCCCTCACCACTCCTGTTAAGCCAACTTTCTTCCGACTGACTGATTGGCTTTGAACAGCAGGTAGGTGTGgttgctgtgctcttcacagaCAACGGCAGGTTCACACCGAGCACAGAAGTGAAAGAGTCTGGAGATGCCATGGCGAACGTGATGCCGCCTGCAGCATAACCCAGCATGACTGGGTTGGGGGATGCCAGTTGAGCTGTATCGTGCTAATCTGAGCATACGTCCTATTAAAGGGGACTTCATGCCTCCCTCATGGAGTCTGTTTGGTCAGAAAGGCTCTGTCAgtgctcctcctgctcctgtttACACAAAGGAGCAGACACTGGTCCTGCTGATGGGTTTGATGCCCTTCTGTGGTCATGTCCAGCTCTCCGCGCCTGACTGTATAGCCTCCATAGCATTAAGACAAAGCAAACCTCCCTGCAGTCATACATACTGATGTGCTCTTCCCTTCTGGGGGTTGTCTTGTTTCCTCTGCAAAGTGATTTACAGGTGAAGTGGTTTCAATGACACCCCTAAACTTTAACTGAGCATGTTCTTTACCCTCATGTTTCAAAGTTTTAGCTTTATGTTTTTGAGCAGTCTATGATCATTGTAACTCTAGCAGTGACTTTTCTGGTCTTGCTCTCTCACAGCTACGTCTACGACCCCTCAGCTCCAGTGGACGTGAGGAAGAGCGACTCCACAGGCAGCTCGCTCTACCAGCCCCATCGCCGCCCGGGCGGGGCCCCAAACAGGGACCTATATGGTGAGGCCAAGCAGAAGCATGGCTTTCATAACATGGCTTACAGCAAGTCCAATGAGAGCACACTAAAACTCGAAGTTGACAACAACCATGTCAACCAAAGACTGCACCGTCAGGGGAGTATACCACCGACAGAGGGAGGGCTCTACATCATCCAGCCACAAGGGGTGGGGCAGCAATGGATGACGCAGGAAAAAGGTCCGAGCCAGGTGCCCGTGTACCCCATTGTAGAGAATTACGAGATCCAGAGGAGCCAAGCGACGAGTAACGGGTGGACCAGCTCCGAGCACCGGCTCAGCAGCACAGAGCTTTCAGCAGACGAGATAGACGAGGGTGTGGGAGGGACACCGGAGTACCTGTGTGACACGGGGGACGAGGGCAGCGTCT
Proteins encoded:
- the zgc:194930 gene encoding uncharacterized protein zgc:194930; amino-acid sequence: MGCQCCRMIKSYVYDPSAPVDVRKSDSTGSSLYQPHRRPGGAPNRDLYGEAKQKHGFHNMAYSKSNESTLKLEVDNNHVNQRLHRQGSIPPTEGGLYIIQPQGVGQQWMTQEKGPSQVPVYPIVENYEIQRSQATSNGWTSSEHRLSSTELSADEIDEGVGGTPEYLCDTGDEGSVLSVDIQTSNTSLSSGGTRDELTLTKTPDVSTMESGISVSKSEDEEQEVQSVTDSMVAEALAALEAATAGEDYE